AAACCCTGTCATTAAGATATTAGACCAGGTCCTTGTGGGCATGCAATACCCAATACATATAAATATTGACAGTTCAGCATAAGGAGTAGCCAAATAGGTCTCATTAATTTTTAAATTACCAACAAATATATGATTAAGCATTGGAGGGCACACACAGTAGTAATAATCATAAATTACCTCCTAAATTTTGCAGATAATCAAGCAGTAGCTATTGGACACCATTAACAGCCAGTCCAAGGTTTAACTTTCACCGCTGGCTAACATGCACCATTGAGCTCAAACAAACATGCGCAGCCAATGCAATGTCTCTTCATACTACATTTGTTAATGATCAATTAATTGCATCTCAAGAGAAAAGATGGGGATAGTTGAGCTACAATATCATGAATCAAAAAACATTGCTATTCAGTAATGCGATATAACACTTATCCACATGTGCCAAAACATAATAATACTATCAAATGGAAAACATCAATTAGGCCACAGATGGACAAAATACGATTTCCATGAACCATAGCAAAGTAAAGCACCATCTCCTGAAATAAATGGCGGTTATCTGTGTTACCTTAATTATCAGACAAAAATTAAAAATCTCATCTCAAACACTCGAACATAATACACTGAGAACATTATAAATATTAACTATCTTTTGTATCATATGAAATATTCACTATAGTTTTTTCACAACTAATACTACTGTTGAAAGACCATATATGAACTCCAATCCAATTAATCAGATAGTTCAAGCAATTTACTATACACTTGGGATTACAAAGGTTGCAGGAGATATGAGAGCTAAATTCGGTAATAACTGAACCCTACCGAAGTACAGATTACAGAAGCAAACCAAAAACTGCATGTGCAAACCTGAAGAAACTGCCGCAGCGTTCTATGGGAACAATGGCTTCCACGGCCGGCGACGCCGTCATGTTGCAGGTTGTGTAGAGAGTTGCGGCATCACATGCAGTAGTAGAGATCTACGGCGTAGCGGGATGCGGCAGCGTCGCAGGCGGTTGCAGGGAACGCGGTGTCGCAGGCGGCCTCGAGGGCGCCGGTAGGGCACAATTTTCTTGCTTCAGAGGGGGATGATAAAATGGGGCGGTCTGCGGGGCGGCGACGTGCTCGAGTCGGGAAGGTAGGCGTGGGCTGGACGGCGGCAATAGCAGGACCGCGCCGTGGTCGCACGCGGGCAGGGCGGCGGCAGGCTCGTGTCGGGCTGGGCGGCATGGCCAGGGCGGCGGCATGAGCACGGAGGCGCCGTGCTCGCACGTTGGCAAGGCGGCGGAAGGCTCGTGTCGGGCAGGGCGGCGGTTTGCTTGCATCAGCCACAGATTGTTGGGGAAAAAGTACTGGGGGGGAATACGAAATTGGATGCGTTTCGACGGGCATCTCACTATGTGCTTGCGGTTTGATTTGATTAGACGTGGGAGAGGTGGGCGTCTAACACTTGTTTTAAGGTGAATCCGAGCCACTGGTTTTGATGATCAGATGGTCAAGATCGTTTGGATCTGCCACTCTCCCTCTTTTAATAGTAGTAGAGATAAACTCGTCAACTCAGTAGTTGCTAACTGTGCTATATTATATTAGACATATCCGTATTAAATGGATTATTCGATTTAAAACCATCAGATAATTTCCCGACATAGAAATAAAAGGCAAGTAACAAGCTAACACTAACACCACACTAAGAAATCAGTTATGCAAGATGCCCGAGTCCACTTGCACACACAGAGCACGCACCCCGCGTTGGTCAAGTCAGTCGTCGATGTGATGTCTCGCGCGGGTCTCGTCCACACTGTATTATTTCTAGCAACAAATCATAGTCTGCcaaggaaaagaggaagaaaaaaccagAGTCAGTAAACTGCTTCCTAATTTCGACCCAACTGCTGAGTGCTGCTGACACATACTGTTAGAGTGTAGCCACCCGTTTATATCTGTCCTGGCGCCACTCCATTTCTCCACAAACCCAGCACAGGAGCAGCAGCAAACGCAGGAGCTCGCCCCCGCACCCTCGATCACCTCTATCCTAGCTCATCCTTCTACTCGTGCACTAGCTGAGACAGTGCTCATGGCGGGCTCGGCGGCGTCGTTGAAGTTCACGGTGCGGAGGAAGGCGCCCGAGCTGGTGGCGCCGGCGGGGCCGACGCCGCGGGAACTGAAGCGgctctcggacatcgacgaccagGACGGTCTGCGTTTCCACATCCCCGTCATCCAGTTCTACCGCCGCGACTCGTCCATGAGTGGCAGGGACCCCGCGGCGGTGATCCGCGACGCCGTGGCCAGGGCGCTCGTGCACTATTACCCGTTCGCCGGCCGGCTGAGGGAGCTCGAGGGCCGCAAGCTCGCCGTCGACTGTACCGGCGAGGGCGTGCTGTTCATCGAGGCTGACGCCGACGTTCGCCTCGAGCACTTCGGCGACGCCCTGCAGCCGCCCTTCCCGGGGCTCGAGGAGCTCGTCTTCGACGTCCCCGGCTCGTCCGAGGTCCTTGGCACGCCGCTCCTCCTCTTCCAGGTAAATTTCCTTGCAGTTTGCGAGTACGTGGAAGCATTTTTGATGCATGCGTAGCTCACTGTGGTGCATACGTACGTGCAGGTAACACGGCTGTCGTGCGGAGGCTTCATCCTGGCGGTGCGGCTGATGCACACGATGTCAGACGCGCAGGGGCTGGTGCAATTCCTGACCGCCGTGGCTGAGCTGGCGCGGGGCGCCGCCGTGCCGTCGGTGCGCCCGGTGTGGGGACGCGAGCTGCTGGAGGCGCGGAACCCGCCGCGTCCTGGCTTCGCGCACCGGGAGTACGACGAGGTGCCGGACACCAACGGGACCATCATTCCGCTCGACGACATGGCGCACCGTTCTTTCTTCTTCGGGGCCAAGGAGGTCGCCGCCATCCGTTCCCACCTGGCGCCGGGCCTCCGGAAGCGCGCCACCACGTTCGAGGTCCTCACGGGCTGCCTATGGAAGTGCCGCACCGTGGCACTGGCCCCCGACACCGACGAGGAGATGCGGATGATCTGCATCGTCAACGCCCGCGGCGGCAAGGGCAAGGAGAGCGCCATCCCGAGCGGGTACTATGGCAACGCGTTCGCGTTTCCGGTGGCCGTGTCGGCCGCGGGCGAGCTGTGCGCGAGGCCCCTGAGCTACGCCGTGCGGCTGGTTAAGGAGGCCAAGGGGGAGGTGGACGGCGAGTACATGAGGTCGGTCGCGGACCTGATGGTGCAGCGCGGGCGGCCGCACTTCACGGTGGTGCGCGCGTACCTGGCGTCGGACGTCACCAAGGCCGGCTTCGGCGACCTGGACTTCGGGTGGGGCAGGCCTGTGTACGGCGGTCCGGCCAAGGGCGGCGTGGGCGCCATACCCGGCGTGGCCAGCTTCCTCATCCCGTTTAAGAACGCCAAGGGCGAGGACGGCATCGTGATTCCAATGTGCCTGCCCGGCCCCGCCATGGACAAGTTCGTGGAGGAGATGGGCAAGCTGCTGCGCCCTGCGGCCGTCGACGTCGCCGAAATGTTCCCCGCCATGATCAAATCTGCGCTCTGAATCAGCTACCGTGCGGCAGTCCCGTCGCCCGTCCGTTTCGTTATCCGCAATTGCGTGTCGTGGTTACTCGTTAGTGAAGTATAGTGGTTAGACCAGTCACAATGGaactagtatcatacatatgTTACTAGTTTACGATACAACATCTACAacgcatagtatcatgaattagtatcatagttccATCATATTTAATATTTTGTACAATCTCACTGCAAATATGTGTATATGATGTGTTTGCCATtaaaatttctagttttacgtgctatgatacggtatctacctatgatactagtctcacatctctcctcattaattgatgtgccacataagATTTTAGCCTACATGGTATGCAtggactacctatgatactcgcaTTGTGGCTAGCGTgattgctccggtgtccccccttCAGCTCCATGGTTCTAAAAAAATGAAGCCACTCCAGGATTTTTGTTTTGATCCGTGGAGTTGCTCCAGCTTTTGGTACAAATACGTGTAGTTGCTTTAGCTTTTGGTATAAATATGTGGAGTTGGTTCGCAGAACACAAAAACATGGATTGGTTGTTTATTTACGTTTTCACTACCACCGATAAGTGACCAAAATATTACGCATGTTTTATCTTTCTCCCCCCTCATCTCTCGGGCATGTTTCCCAATGCCCAGACTCTCCCCGATTTGACTTCACCGCAGCATGATTCACGCCTGCTGCCACCTAATCGAGGCCGCCGATAAACGAATGAACTTACCTTCAGCCAGAGTCAAACTTGTCTGAATCATTCTTGCTACCGCGCAAATCGAGTTGTAGCTTGTTGCCGCCACCAGAAACTTGTTGTGGCCGCCTCAACCAACTTCGTCGTGGGTGAGGCAGCGTGAGGCGTAGTGGCGGCGATAGCAAGCTCCTGGCGGTGGCGGCAGCGAGTTGTAACTCGATTTGCGCGGTGCCGAGAACGAATCGGGCAAGTTTAACTTCAGCTGAAGGTACGTCGACTCGTTCACCGGAGTCCATGATTCAATAGCGACAAATGTAAATCACGTTGCGATGAAGTCAAATCAGTAGCAGTTGGATGTAAATTACGACGCTCTGTGTTTTTAGTTTGTGTACCAAAAGCTAGAGCATCTTGCAGTCAACTTTTCAAATCCGTCTCCTCTCTTGAGTGTGTTTCAAGATTTCTAATTACCCGGTGTTTGGAAACATCACGGCAGTGCCGGGTGGTTCAGCGCCGCCGCCATAGCCATCCTCACCGTCGTGGCCAGGACAACTCCACCGCCAGGAAATACTTCGCCACGTGCCAGATGAACTTCCAACCAAAGATTTAAGCGATCACGCGGTGCATCCCAGTGCTCTGTATTTTTATATTTCACGAATTCAACTTCACATAATTATACAAAAGCTGGAGCAGCTCAAACTTCTCAAAACCGTGGAGCTAAGGGGGACACCGAAGCACACCCCTTGTGGCTAGTCTTACTCCGCAGTAAGAAGTACAGTGCTAGTCAAAGTTAATCCGCAGTTGGTTTGTGGACTTGGGGTGCAAGGTGTGCCGCTTGTGTGATACACTAGACCAACGTGAAAAAGGCTCGTCGGGCATGCGTTGGTTATCTATGCCCACGAGTCTAAACGCAGTACTTTCTTTGGTTTAAAATAATTGCTAAAAAATAGATGTATTTACGCACAAAAAATATATCTAACTTCTTATTATGACGGGTCTGGCACCACTGCAATAACATTGTCCACGGAGAAGGTAAAGCCTCGATTGTCGCATCGGCTTCTTTTATTCATAATTACGATCAATCCTTTCTGCTAGCTTCTAAACCAATCCTTCCTGGGCATGCCGGTTCTGAGGACTCACGTCGGTGGGTGTAGCACCGATGGAAGGAAGGCTAATGGACAATGTTGACGTTGTTTGGGACAACTTGTCAAATAATACTGGCATTGGTATCATAATTCGTGATTATATGGGGCAGCCGGTGATAACTGAATGGTAGTTTATACCGCAATGTGCAAGTCCGAAAGAGGCATATATACTAGCTTGACTGGAGGGTATAAGACATATCATTGAGCTTAGGAAGTGGCCTGCGACTTTGGAGATGGATTGCCTCCATGCCGTCCAAACCATTACATATGTTGATCCTGAAATGTCAAGCATCTGAGCTCTTTTCTCCGAAGCTCGAGAActacttagggtttatgatgaacTGGAAGTCAAGAAGGTGGATTGTGTGAGCAAAGGCACAACATTGTGTTGGCGCAGTTAGGAAAATCTGATTTTACCGGTTCTTTACATGATGCAGCTCCAACCTGTGTGCAGGATCTGATCACAAATGATTGTCAAAATTTTATGGctaattaataaagctcaagtgTTTCCTGGAAAAACATATCTAACTATTTTGAATTGAAGGGAGTAGGTAACTCCAATATATTGTCATATATTATTTTAGTTCGTGTCTATCATCACAAGACTGATTCTTAATTCATCCTAAGTTAGTTTTTCTTCTAGTCACAAGATGACATGTGGCCAACTGATTTTCAAGTAGTTGCAAGTCAAAATTTCTTCCAATTATAAGATAGCATGTGCCACGAGGAAAAAAAAACCCCAAACTACTGGATGGAATTATTAAAGAGCTTTATAGGGCGGCTGCTGGTTCAATCTGCTACCTTTAATTAGCAATAAACTGATAATTTTTGTAGTCATCGCGCCCGTGCTGTCTAATACGTGGTTTAGATTTCAAATTATCTTTAATTTTCTGTTAAGAAACATATAAAACTTATGGCTGAAACAGCCGGCAGCGTAATTTCAAATTATCTTTAATTTTTTTTGTTAAGAAACATATAAAACTTATGGCTGAAAGCCTGAAACAGCCGGCAGCGTAATTTTTTCAGAAGGCCACAGATAGGGTCGTCATTTCTTTGAGGCCCATTTAGACTGTAACGTGCCAATGCTGATGTGCACTGTTGTCTGAAAACTGAAATAAGGAAGTCAGCGGAGGGGAGCCAGTGAATCAGTGAGTGCCTTTGGTGTTGCTTAAGAAGTTAAGAGGAAAAAAAAAGTGGATCGAGTTGCTATCACCTAGCTCTATCTTCTTCCCCGGAGGATGGTTCCGTCGTGCTATGCCTCTGCTGAATCCTTGCAATAGGATCCACGTGAGTGGCGGGCGGAGTTGCGGTTGGATCGGTGGAAGAAGGCGGGGATCTGAGACGGCACCCTCCTCGAAGCTATCTGCGTTCCTCTTCGCTTCGTCGGCGAGTGAGCCGCCGAGCACGAGCTCGCTTCCGCCCGCGGCGACCCGGGAGCCGAGGCAGCTGAGCACATAGGGCGAGCAGAGGGAGGTGACGATGCCTCTCTCGTGACGAAGCTGTGCCTGGGCGGAGGTGGGGCCCGTCGGCTGTGCTGGGTGGAGGCAGCGGCCGTCGACTTTGCCGCGACCAGCGATTGGTCGTCATTGCCACCGTCCGCCGGGACGGGGTCGATGGTCTGGTATGATTCTGCCGTCTCCGTGCTCGTGTATGTGGGGAAATGTTGCTTTAAATTTGGTTGCAAAACTGTCTTTCGTAATTGAATTGCTTGTGTGCATGTTTTGGAAGCTAAAATGCATAGCATATACGGCAGCATCATCTGGAGGAGACACTGTAAGAAGAAATCTGAGTATTTAGATCGAAAGAGTAGAGAACTGTGTGTTTCTTATAAGCTAAAAGGAACAATGTAATAGCTGAAAACAGTAAAGGTTGTGCAACAGGAGTATACGGTTATCATCTGTAATCACaaaaataaaatttaaaaaacaATTTAAATAGTTTTGTTCGTAGTGTAGTGAGGGAGGATCTACGTAAGATTTTCTTGTATGTGGGCTTATCATCTGTAATCAGAAAAATAAATTTTAAAGAACAATTTGAATAGTTTTGTTCGTAGTGTAGTGAGGGAGGATCTATGTAAGATTTAAATCTGTACAAATAAAACCAATGGGGATAAAGTATAAGTTGCACAGATGTATTTGTTTTTGGAACAGTTAATTTGGCAAGACATTTTACCCTCTTGTGTAACAATGTAAGAGACAACAGAGCTACTTTAGTCTCTTCTCTGGTGATGTGAGAGACGGCAGATAAGCCTCTTTGATATTTGAATCTAGGGGCGTTGTTGGCTGTTGCATTAGGTTGTAGTGCCGTACAGGAGCTTTCAGGAGAAAAGACGCTGAATAGTTCATAACAGGTTCTGTGTGAGTGTGACCTTGAGGCACATTCAGGAGGTTAATAATGAAGGAGTTGGCAGGCTTAGCAACAACTGATGGAGTCGCCGCGGTATATGTAAGCCAACGGAAGAAAGTACCAGACTAACAGTAATAAAGGATAGATTGGTAGAATAGTTAGAACAGTGGTGCTTTATTAAGTCTTAGGGTACAAATAGTAGTGGATAATTAAAGGTATGCATATTGGATAACTGTACATAGATAATCGTACTTGAGATTTGAAGAGCAAACACTCACACATTGAGTTTTGGGTATGCAATCTTAGGAGACTGCAAGGCTATTCACCTAGGATACTATTAGTTAAGATAGACCTAATAGCAGGGCCGGGCCGGTAAATTCCGGGGCCCTGTGCGGAATTTTGAAATGGGCCCTATTTTATTAGTATAACTAATAAAAAATATAATTTATATATGTCACCTCTAGATTTTGAACCTATGGTAAAAACGTTTTAAAAACTATTCTAAAAGGAAACACATATACATAGTTTAAACCAGCGGTCTGACTGAAAAAAACTACATTTAACTGTTTTGATACATTTGAACTATTTAGCTTTTAAAAATAAAGAAATACATTTAAAATCTCAAAGGCTTATAGGATGTAAAGCTATTACAGGCAACAATCACATGTACATAGATAAACACATTATGAGAACTATCCCGTGAGATGAATACAATAACATTATAACAAACTTACCTCACAATTTATAAATAAAAACCGCAGTGATAAATCATTTAATTCAATCTGAGAATTCATGGTATCTCATTGTATTTTTCTCATATGTTTAGACTCGATCAACTATATTTTGCCTCATAGGCATCAGCCAGAGTAGCAAAAAAAACAATACAAAATACAAAGTGAAATCTCAACTATATTTTGCCTCATAGGCATCAGCCAGAGTAGCAAAAAAAAAGTACAAAATACAAAGTAAAATCACGCCTGGCAAGAGTCGATCTTGCAACCTGAGACTTATTAGCAGGCAAGGCTCACCGACAAGTACCAACTGAGCTAAATCTATTTCGTTAGTACTATCTGAAGTACAATCTATATATTGAAAATTGGGAAATTATGGGCCCCTAAAAATTTGGGGCCCTGTGCGACCGCACGGGCCGCACTCCTGTGGGCCCGGGCCTGCCTAATAGCATAAGCTGGCAGGTTGATGAGAAGCTTTATTTGCAGCTGGGTGGTTGGTTTACTTGCTTGATTTCCTTGACGATGCGCTTGTCCTAGCCTTGTCCTGTGATGACAGCCTATAATCAAAATAACATGTAGAATCAGTGGATGGTTACGATGAGATATGAGGTACATAATCATCAGCTGGGCTAGACAATAACCTGGCAAGGCTAATGCTACTTCTTCCCTTTGAATAATGCATTGGCAGGTCCTTATTTCTTGTCGTTGGTGTTCTTCCACTTCTTATGTTTGATTGCCTTACCCATGTCCTGGTAGAAAAAGAAATTAGAACACATCGGAGCAGTTATTTATAGAGAACCATGTAGGCTACTTGTTACCTCTGCTTCGTCATCATCGGCTGGTCCAGTTATATCGTTCGGAGGTGTTGTCTGTGAGCTGGAGCCTTCTGGGAGGTGGCCCTGTGTGCCTTCGAGGTCATCGGCTGGAGCGATCGTCTTATCAGCTATTGCAAGGCTAGTGTCGGTAGAAGATCTGAGGCACCGTGTTAATGATTAGCTGGGCCTTCGAGACGGTAAGAAACACTATCCGAGGATCAGCATCGTAGGTCTCCTGGTCTACCTTGGCGATGATAGTGCACTTCTTGCCAACTGTGGCACTAATAGCAGCGGGGACATAATTAGGACGGCATTTAGTGAGTGGAGCAAGAAGATCTGCCTCTTTTCCTGCGAGAGCCTCGCTGCTCTCGCTGAGGAACGTCAAGTGGCCAGTGACGGGCACATTGTCAGCGTTTGGTTCCACATGTGTTACGCTAACCTTCAGCTTGTACCTGCGTAGATCAACTGTTGTTTAGCAGGCGCATACATAGGAAACAAAATGAGCATGTGCAGACAGCATGGTGTACAATGTATGCCTTGCTTCTAATAGAAACCTGATAGGAGCATCAAAGGACTTTGCAACGATGTATATAGGGGGAAGTTCACAGTCTCAGGCATGTTCTCCTTACTTTTGTGTTCCGTGAAATCCGAATCCTATAATAGTGATCTCCTGCTCTATAATTCTTCCGGGGGCCAATGATCATAAACGACTACAGCTTGTAAAGTATGCCTTCCTTTAGTTCGTCTTTAAATTGGTCTATCCGGTCTGAGAGTAGAGAAACTTCTATCCCTGCAGCATCAGTACAGTGTAAATGTACATTTGATGGGACATGTTGTCCGTGACTAAGGCAAATGTGTAACATTGTAAGAATATCAATAGAACAGGAGTGTGAAGCTGATTGCATGCATTTTGAGTGCAGGCGACAATGACTGAATGGACAGCACAAGTGTCAGTGCAGGCAGTGATGATATATATCGAAAAGTAAAGGTACCAAAAGGTAATGCTGAGGAGAATAGAGCAAGTACGAAAAGATAGCTAAATAGGCTTGCATGATGTTAGACAAcaaaattgttgatggtttaatTACTCAGAGTATGTAAAAATTGATAAATAATTGGATCTTAAGGGTAGACTAATTGCATATGTTTCATGTGCAGGAAACGGTAAAGGGATCGGTAATGCATGCTGGTGTGAAGAAAGTACCATATGATCAACGAACATGAAGCCTATCTCATAGCGTTCATGCTAATTGTTCATATTGTCCCACAtccgtgtgatgcgcacaacagaaCGCCTCGGAGATCCTCGAGGTTTGATATCTCTGACCGAGATTGCTTGCATTGCTACTACTGCAAATTTCC
This Lolium perenne isolate Kyuss_39 chromosome 1, Kyuss_2.0, whole genome shotgun sequence DNA region includes the following protein-coding sequences:
- the LOC127302889 gene encoding benzyl alcohol O-benzoyltransferase; this encodes MAGSAASLKFTVRRKAPELVAPAGPTPRELKRLSDIDDQDGLRFHIPVIQFYRRDSSMSGRDPAAVIRDAVARALVHYYPFAGRLRELEGRKLAVDCTGEGVLFIEADADVRLEHFGDALQPPFPGLEELVFDVPGSSEVLGTPLLLFQVTRLSCGGFILAVRLMHTMSDAQGLVQFLTAVAELARGAAVPSVRPVWGRELLEARNPPRPGFAHREYDEVPDTNGTIIPLDDMAHRSFFFGAKEVAAIRSHLAPGLRKRATTFEVLTGCLWKCRTVALAPDTDEEMRMICIVNARGGKGKESAIPSGYYGNAFAFPVAVSAAGELCARPLSYAVRLVKEAKGEVDGEYMRSVADLMVQRGRPHFTVVRAYLASDVTKAGFGDLDFGWGRPVYGGPAKGGVGAIPGVASFLIPFKNAKGEDGIVIPMCLPGPAMDKFVEEMGKLLRPAAVDVAEMFPAMIKSAL